The region GAGCCGCCGAAGTTCGACGTTGACGAATGCCGTCAGCGCGACCTGACCTATGCTGCGCCGCTGAAGGTGACGCTGCGCCTGATCGTGTTCGATATCGACGAGGATACCGGCGCCAAGTCGATCAAGGACATCAAGGAACAGTCCGTCTACATGGGCGATATGCCGCTCATGACCAACAACGGCACGTTCATCGTCAACGGCACCGAGCGCGTCATCGTTTCCCAGATGCACCGTTCGCCGGGCGTCTTCTTCGACCACGACAAGGGCAAGAGCCATTCTTCCGGTAAGTTGCTCTTTGCCGCCCGCGTCATCCCCTATCGCGGCTCCTGGCTCGATATTGAATTCGACGCCAAGGATATCGTCTACGCCCGTATCGACCGTCGCCGTAAGATCCCTGTCACGTCGCTGCTGATGGCGCTCGGCATGGACGGCGAGGAAATCCTCGACACCTTCTACACGAAGTCGCTCTACAAGCGCGACGGCGAAGGCTGGCGCATTCCCTTCAAGCCGGAAACGCTGAAGGGCGCCAAGGCGATCACCGAGATGGTCGACGCCGATACCGGCGAAGTCGTCGTGGAAGCCGGCAAGAAGCTGACCCCGCGCCTGCTGCGCCAGCTGTCCGACAAGGGACTGAAGGCGCTGAAGGCCGGCGACGACGATCTTTACGGCAACTACCTCGCCGGCGACATCGTCAACTACTCCACCGGTGAGATCTACCTCGAAGCCGGCGACGAAATCGACGAGAAGACGCTCGGCATCATCCTGGCGAACGGTTTCGACGAGATCCCGGTTCTCGGCATCGACCACATCAATGTTGGTGCCTATATCCGCAACACGCTGACCGCCGACAAGAACGAGAACCGTCAGGACGCTCTGTTCGACATCTACCGCGTCATGCGTCCGGGTGAGCCGCCGACCATGGAATCGGCCGAAGCCATGTTCAACTCGCTGTTCTTCGATGCGGAGCGTTACGACCTCTCCGCCGTCGGCCGCGTCAAGATGAACATGCGTCTCGACCTGACTGTCGAAGACACCGTCCGCATCCTGCGCAAGGACGACATCCTGGCCGTGGTCAGGATGCTGGTCGAACTGCGCGACGGCAAGGGCGAGATTGACGACATCGACAACCTCGGCAACCGCCGCGTCCGTTCGGTCGGCGAGCTGATGGAAAACCAGTATCGTCTCGGCCTGCTGCGCATGGAGCGCGCGATCAAGGAACGCATGTCCTCGATCGAGATCGACACGGTCATGCCGCAGGATCTGATCAACGCCAAGCCGGCAGCCGCCGCTGTGCGCGAATTCTTCGGTTCCTCGCAGCTCTCGCAGTTCATGGACCAGGTCAACCCGCTCTCGGAAATCACCCACAAGCGCCGTCTGTCGGCCCTTGGCCCGGGCGGTCTGACCCGTGAGCGCGCCGGCTTCGAAGTCCGCGACGTGCATCCGACCCACTACGGCCGCATTTGCCCGATCGAAACGCCTGAGGGCCCGAACATCGGTCTGATCAACTCGCTTGCGACCTTTGCCCGCGTCAACAAGTACGGCTTCATCGAAAGCCCGTACCGCCGCATCGTCGACGGCAAGGTGACGAGCGACGTGCTCTACCTCTCCGCCATGGAAGAGGCGAAGTACTACGTCGCCCAGGCCAACGCCGAAATGAACGCCGACGGTTCCTTCGTCGACGAGTTCGTCGTCTGCCGTCATGCCGGCGAAGTCATGTTGGCGCCCCGCGACAGCATGAACCTGATGGACGTTTCGCCGAAGCAGGTCGTTTCGGTCGCAGCCGCGCTCATCCCGTTCCTGGAAAACGACGACGCCAACCGCGCCCTCATGGGCTCGAACATGCAGCGTCAGGCCGTGCCGCTGCTGCGTGCCGAAGCCCCGTTCGTCGGTACCGGCATGGAGCCGGTCGTTGCCCGTGACTCCGGCGCTGCCATCGGCGCCCGCCGCGGCGGCGTGGTCGACCAGGTCGACGCGACGCGTATCGTTATCCGCGCCACCGAAGACCTCGAAGCCGGAAAGTCCGGCGTCGACATTTACCGCCTGCAGAAGTTCCAGCGTTCGAACCAGAACACCTGCGTCAACCAGCGCCCGCTGGTCACCGTCGGTGACGAGGTCAACCGCGGCGACATTCTCGCCGACGGCCCGTCGACCGATCTCGGCGACCTGGCGCTCGGCCGCAACGCGCTCGTCGCGTTCATGCCCTGGAACGGCTACAACTACGAAGACTCGATCCTGCTCTCCGAGCGTATCGTTGCCGACGACGTGTTCACCTCCATTCACATCGAGGAATTCGAAGTGATGGCGCGTGACACCAAGCTTGGTCCTGAGGAAATCACCCGCGACATTCCGAACGTTTCGGAAGAAGCGCTGAAGAACCTCGACGAAGCCGGCATCGTCTATATCGGCGCCGAAGTTCAGCCGGGCGATATCCTGGTCGGCAAGATCACCCCGAAGGGCGAAAGCCCGATGACGCCAGAGGAAAAGCTTCTGCGCGCCATCTTCGGTGAAAAGGCCTCCGACGTGCGCGATACCTCCATGCGCATGCCGCCCGGCACCTACGGCACGATCGTCGAAGTTCGCGTCTTCAACCGCCACGGCGTTGAGAAGGACGAGCGCGCGATGGCGATCGAGCGCGAAGAGATCGAGCGTCTGGCAAAGGACCGCGACGACGAGCAGGCGATCCTCGACCGTAACGTCTACGGCCGTCTGATCGAAATGCTGCGCGGCCAGGCTTCCATCGCCGGCCCGAAGGGCTTCAAGAAGGGCACCGAGCTTTCGAACGCCGTCGTCTCCGAATATCCCCGCTCGCAGTGGTGGATGTTCGCCGTCGAGGACGAGAAGGTTCAGAGCGAACTCGAAGCGCTCCGCGGCCAGTACGACGAATCCAAGTCGCGCCTTGAACAGCGCTTCATGGATAAGGTCGAGAAGGTCCAGCGCGGCGATGAAATGCCCCCGGGCGTCATGAAGATGGTCAAGGTCTTCGTCGCCGTGAAGCGCAAGATCCAGCCAGGCGACAAGATGGCTGGCCGTCACGGGAACAAGGGCGTCGTCTCGCGCATTGTGCCTGTCGAAGACATGCCGTTCCTCGAAGACGGCACGCATGTCGACGTCGTTCTCAACCCGCTCGGCGTTCCCTCGCGCATGAATGTCGGCCAGATCCTCGAAACCCATCTGGGTTGGGCTTGTGCCGGCATGGGGCGCCAGATCGGCGAACTGATCGAAGCCTACAAGGCCAATGGCAATATCGAGCCGCTGCGCAAGACCATCGGCGATGTCGTCGGTGACGGTCCGAAGGCCGAACAG is a window of Rhizobium sp. N324 DNA encoding:
- the rpoB gene encoding DNA-directed RNA polymerase subunit beta is translated as MAQTLSFNGRRRVRKFFGKIPEVAEMPNLIEVQKASYDQFLMVEEPKGGRPDEGLQAVFKSVFPITDFSGASMLEFVSYEFEPPKFDVDECRQRDLTYAAPLKVTLRLIVFDIDEDTGAKSIKDIKEQSVYMGDMPLMTNNGTFIVNGTERVIVSQMHRSPGVFFDHDKGKSHSSGKLLFAARVIPYRGSWLDIEFDAKDIVYARIDRRRKIPVTSLLMALGMDGEEILDTFYTKSLYKRDGEGWRIPFKPETLKGAKAITEMVDADTGEVVVEAGKKLTPRLLRQLSDKGLKALKAGDDDLYGNYLAGDIVNYSTGEIYLEAGDEIDEKTLGIILANGFDEIPVLGIDHINVGAYIRNTLTADKNENRQDALFDIYRVMRPGEPPTMESAEAMFNSLFFDAERYDLSAVGRVKMNMRLDLTVEDTVRILRKDDILAVVRMLVELRDGKGEIDDIDNLGNRRVRSVGELMENQYRLGLLRMERAIKERMSSIEIDTVMPQDLINAKPAAAAVREFFGSSQLSQFMDQVNPLSEITHKRRLSALGPGGLTRERAGFEVRDVHPTHYGRICPIETPEGPNIGLINSLATFARVNKYGFIESPYRRIVDGKVTSDVLYLSAMEEAKYYVAQANAEMNADGSFVDEFVVCRHAGEVMLAPRDSMNLMDVSPKQVVSVAAALIPFLENDDANRALMGSNMQRQAVPLLRAEAPFVGTGMEPVVARDSGAAIGARRGGVVDQVDATRIVIRATEDLEAGKSGVDIYRLQKFQRSNQNTCVNQRPLVTVGDEVNRGDILADGPSTDLGDLALGRNALVAFMPWNGYNYEDSILLSERIVADDVFTSIHIEEFEVMARDTKLGPEEITRDIPNVSEEALKNLDEAGIVYIGAEVQPGDILVGKITPKGESPMTPEEKLLRAIFGEKASDVRDTSMRMPPGTYGTIVEVRVFNRHGVEKDERAMAIEREEIERLAKDRDDEQAILDRNVYGRLIEMLRGQASIAGPKGFKKGTELSNAVVSEYPRSQWWMFAVEDEKVQSELEALRGQYDESKSRLEQRFMDKVEKVQRGDEMPPGVMKMVKVFVAVKRKIQPGDKMAGRHGNKGVVSRIVPVEDMPFLEDGTHVDVVLNPLGVPSRMNVGQILETHLGWACAGMGRQIGELIEAYKANGNIEPLRKTIGDVVGDGPKAEQVQEFDDESVLRLADQWKRGVSIATPVFDGANEADVNDMLRLAGLKDSGQSTLYDGRTGEQFDRQVTVGYIYMLKLNHLVDDKIHARSIGPYSLVTQQPLGGKAQFGGQRFGEMEVWALEAYGAAYTLQEMLTVKSDDVAGRTKVYEAIVRGDDTFEAGIPESFNVLVKEMRSLGLSVELENTKLDEAQAAQLPDAAE